A section of the Triticum dicoccoides isolate Atlit2015 ecotype Zavitan chromosome 7A, WEW_v2.0, whole genome shotgun sequence genome encodes:
- the LOC119331388 gene encoding carboxypeptidase SOL1-like, with amino-acid sequence MDLLLEGVVMQTMLISTETFLTKYHRQPETRAIMNWIKQEHFTASASLHGGALVANYPWDGSRDTRKQYYGCPDDKTFRYMASVYSQSHYNMSLSKEFEGGITNGALWYPIYGGMQDWNYIHGGCFELTLEISDVKWPKASELLVIWKQNKLSMLNLVASLVKTGVNGRIFAADTGRPIPGSLMVKGIDSKINASGTFGNYHRMLAPGQSYEVVASMEGFRPKRTHIMLGREAMNLDFILDPYGALKGAKPLRNDCGCSCNDDGGSNKPFLLREAYLWLYLLVLFFLLALYLLFRRRMASRLVAQRHPPPKRPVAV; translated from the exons ATGGATTTGCTCTTAGAAGGCGTGGTAATGCAAACAATGTTGATCTCAACAGAGACTTTCCTGACCAAGTAC CACCGACAACCTGAAACTAGAGCTATTATGAACTGGATAAAGCAAGAACACTTCACAGCCTCTGCTAGTTTGCATGGG GGTGCTCTTGTTGCAAATTATCCATGGGATGGATCTAGAGATACAAG AAAACAGTATTATGGATGTCCTGATGACAAGACATTCCGGTACATGGCGTCAGTGTATAGTCAGTCACACTATAACATGTCATTGAGCAAGGAGTTCGAAGGAGGAATTACAAATGGAGCGCTGTG GTATCCAATTTATGGTGGCATGCAAGACTGGAACTATATACACGGAGGCTGCTTTGAGTTAACCCTTGAAATTAGTGATGTAAAATGGCCAAAAGCATCTGAG CTTCTTGTCATATGGAAGCAAAATAAGTTGAGCATGCTCAATCTTGTTGCAAGCCTTGTAAAG ACAGGAGTTAATGGAAGGATATTTGCTGCAGATACTGGCCGTCCTATACCAGGCTCACTCATGGTTAAGGGAATTGATTCGAAG ATAAATGCCAGCGGAACTTTTGGCAATTACCATCGGATGCTTGCACCTGGTCAGAGCTATGAAG TCGTGGCATCGATGGAAGGCTTCAGACCAAAAAGAACACATATCATGCTGGGGCGCGAAGCCATGAATCTGGACTTCATCTTGGACCCATACGGAGCCCTCAAGGGAGCCAAGCCTCTGCGCAATGACTGCGGCTGCAGTTGCAACGATGACGGTGGCAGCAACAAGCCGTTCCTCCTCCGGGAAGCTTACCTCTGGCTGTATCTCCTGGTCCTGTTTTTCCTGCTTGCCCTCTACCTGCTCTTCAGGAGGAGAATGGCGTCGAGGCTCGTGGCACAGCGCCACCCTCCTCCGAAGCGGCCTGTTGCCGTGTGA